Proteins from one Entomospira culicis genomic window:
- a CDS encoding sodium-dependent transporter, which yields MSAKEESWSSNFGFMMAMIGSAVGLGSIWRFPYMVAQSGGSAFIFIYVTMMLVVGIIGMAVETALGRNSGVDAVDSYAKIAPKSKILGYIPVLTGFLLATIYTVLGGWALSYFAQSLFFQLGNNDFEAFRVSQEPLFWQILFLFLTMLILSLGVSKGIEKYSTLMNFLLLGMILIIVFFSLQLEGAMAGVYYLFTPKFEAFKDPTIWLMATGQAFFSLSLGSGAILTYGVYVDKKSPILRSSAITAIASIVMALLMGLAIFPAVFAMGQEPNAGPGLLFVTLPLVFNKMPGGAIFAILFFAATVFAALTSSVSMIEPALRRISNQMNISRTKTTWSLFAILVVLGAPMALAPGLLSSVKILGLNLFDTMNFLIDKIMMPFNGIVTFILAGWLWKKRGIVTELLGEEKSNSAFGTFLLWLVRLIAPTLVAIAVLKPLYDYIITKLH from the coding sequence ATGTCTGCAAAAGAAGAGAGCTGGAGCTCGAATTTTGGCTTTATGATGGCGATGATCGGTAGTGCGGTGGGCTTGGGAAGCATCTGGCGCTTTCCCTACATGGTAGCGCAAAGTGGTGGCAGTGCCTTTATCTTTATCTATGTAACAATGATGTTGGTCGTGGGCATTATTGGCATGGCGGTAGAGACGGCCTTAGGGCGCAACAGTGGTGTAGATGCCGTGGATAGCTATGCCAAAATAGCCCCGAAAAGCAAGATTTTGGGTTATATACCCGTATTAACGGGATTTTTATTAGCCACCATCTACACGGTGTTGGGTGGTTGGGCGCTCTCTTACTTTGCACAATCGCTCTTTTTTCAGCTAGGAAATAACGATTTTGAAGCATTTCGCGTCAGTCAAGAGCCTCTTTTCTGGCAGATTCTCTTCCTCTTTTTAACAATGTTAATTTTGAGTTTAGGGGTCTCTAAAGGTATCGAAAAGTACAGCACGTTGATGAATTTTCTGCTTTTAGGGATGATCTTAATCATAGTATTCTTCTCCTTACAGCTAGAAGGCGCAATGGCGGGCGTATACTATCTCTTTACGCCTAAATTTGAAGCATTCAAAGATCCAACAATTTGGTTGATGGCAACGGGGCAAGCCTTTTTTAGTCTTTCGCTAGGATCTGGGGCGATTCTCACCTACGGAGTTTATGTCGACAAAAAGAGTCCCATTCTACGATCCAGCGCCATTACCGCCATCGCCTCCATTGTTATGGCGTTGTTGATGGGCTTAGCGATCTTTCCTGCCGTCTTTGCCATGGGACAAGAGCCAAACGCAGGTCCTGGACTCCTCTTTGTTACACTGCCTTTAGTCTTTAACAAGATGCCCGGCGGAGCGATCTTCGCGATCCTCTTCTTTGCTGCAACCGTCTTCGCCGCCCTCACCAGCTCGGTATCGATGATTGAACCTGCATTGCGCCGTATTTCCAACCAAATGAATATCAGCCGAACAAAAACGACATGGTCGCTCTTTGCCATATTGGTCGTGCTAGGTGCACCAATGGCACTTGCCCCTGGACTGCTATCTTCGGTTAAGATTCTTGGACTAAATCTTTTCGACACAATGAATTTCTTAATCGACAAAATCATGATGCCCTTCAATGGAATTGTTACCTTTATCTTAGCAGGCTGGCTCTGGAAAAAACGTGGCATCGTTACCGAGCTCTTAGGCGAAGAGAAGAGCAACTCTGCATTCGGCACGTTCTTATTATGGCTCGTACGCTTGATTGCTCCCACCTTAGTAGCTATCGCGGTACTTAAGCCACTATATGATTATATTATCACAAAACTTCATTAA
- a CDS encoding PTS sugar transporter subunit IIC, producing the protein MSDALMENKFIQVITKISMKVGQQRHLSAIKESFILVMPLFLMAGLAVMVSFALLPMIIKENVELLTKLQGWGAAINNGTLQISALLIAPSIGYILAKNAKFEGPLVAGIVSLASFVMLSPSSVSYVDANGIEQTIGGVLNFGDIGSNGLIGGIVVGLIASEVLMFFAKMNLKIKLGPDVPSGVARSFEVLLPILITLSLLSLGSLLLQLLTGKDLMQMIVFLIQTPLSKVNNSILGLMLLFGMGIFLFSLGIHHTVIRAPFVDPIMTANMNENTLAFANGQAPEHILTGGFIDIFAQMGGAGATISLVIAMILFTKHKNSNQLGKLSLAPALFNINEPIIFGYPIVYNLPLMIPFVLIPLFNMGVGYILMRIGIVPLTVVAVPWTTPPIFSGVIATQSWIGGAVQAVLIAINVMMYLPFMKISENIERKMAQQSQ; encoded by the coding sequence ATGAGTGATGCATTAATGGAGAATAAGTTTATTCAAGTCATTACAAAAATTTCGATGAAAGTGGGACAACAGCGCCATCTTTCGGCAATTAAGGAGAGTTTCATCTTGGTGATGCCCCTCTTTTTAATGGCTGGTTTGGCGGTTATGGTGAGCTTTGCCCTACTACCGATGATCATTAAGGAGAATGTCGAACTCCTGACCAAACTACAAGGATGGGGTGCCGCCATCAACAACGGTACACTGCAGATTAGCGCCCTGCTTATCGCCCCGAGCATTGGCTATATTCTGGCGAAAAATGCTAAGTTTGAAGGGCCCTTAGTTGCGGGAATCGTCTCGCTGGCATCTTTTGTGATGCTCTCGCCCAGTAGCGTCAGCTACGTCGATGCCAACGGCATAGAGCAAACCATCGGTGGAGTGTTAAACTTTGGCGATATCGGCTCTAATGGCTTAATTGGTGGTATCGTGGTCGGCTTAATCGCTAGCGAAGTCTTAATGTTCTTTGCCAAGATGAACCTCAAAATTAAACTAGGGCCAGACGTTCCCTCTGGTGTTGCCCGCTCCTTTGAGGTACTCCTACCCATCCTCATCACCTTGAGCTTACTCTCTTTGGGCTCTCTGCTCCTACAGTTGCTTACGGGAAAAGATCTCATGCAGATGATCGTCTTCCTTATCCAAACACCGCTCTCGAAGGTTAATAACTCTATATTAGGATTGATGTTACTCTTTGGTATGGGCATCTTCCTCTTTAGTTTGGGTATTCACCATACGGTTATTCGCGCGCCGTTTGTCGACCCCATTATGACCGCCAACATGAACGAAAATACCCTCGCCTTTGCCAACGGACAAGCCCCCGAGCATATCCTCACCGGTGGCTTTATCGACATTTTTGCCCAAATGGGTGGTGCGGGTGCAACCATCTCGCTGGTTATTGCGATGATCCTCTTTACCAAACATAAAAATTCCAACCAACTAGGAAAACTCTCGCTCGCGCCCGCGCTCTTCAACATCAACGAGCCAATCATCTTTGGCTACCCCATCGTCTACAACCTTCCCTTAATGATTCCCTTTGTGCTGATCCCGCTTTTTAACATGGGAGTGGGCTATATCTTAATGAGAATCGGCATTGTACCACTAACGGTAGTGGCTGTGCCTTGGACAACCCCACCGATCTTTAGTGGTGTTATCGCCACGCAATCTTGGATTGGCGGTGCAGTGCAGGCGGTGCTAATTGCCATCAATGTGATGATGTACCTGCCGTTTATGAAGATAAGCGAGAATATCGAACGGAAGATGGCGCAACAATCGCAATAA
- a CDS encoding virulence factor, giving the protein MYAITFDLKISDLERLYPGNTYHNAYAEIKNFLATHGFTRQQGSVYFGDEGIDAVKTVMAVNKMSAQFPWLKGSVTDIRMLRIEENNDLAPAL; this is encoded by the coding sequence ATGTACGCGATTACTTTTGATTTAAAAATTAGCGACTTAGAGCGCCTCTATCCCGGCAATACCTATCATAACGCCTATGCCGAGATAAAAAATTTCCTCGCCACCCACGGCTTCACTCGCCAGCAAGGCAGTGTCTACTTCGGCGACGAGGGCATCGACGCGGTAAAAACCGTTATGGCGGTAAACAAAATGAGCGCCCAATTCCCTTGGCTTAAAGGCTCGGTTACCGACATCCGCATGCTACGCATCGAAGAAAACAACGATCTCGCTCCCGCCCTTTGA
- a CDS encoding sodium-dependent transporter: MSSQKEQWSSNFGFLMATIASAVGLGSIWKFPYLVGSNGGSAFIIIYTILIILIGILGLSVENSVGRFGGTNVVDSYAKIHPKAKWLGTIALLGAFLVFLIYSVLGGWVLHYLFKLGTFQLQNVATSTYFSSFMQSDEALIWQILFTLATMWIVGQGVAKGIEKYSTVMNILLFALIILVAIRGLSLPNAKAGIDFLLKPDPSAFSNPKIWLTATGQALFSLSLGMGIMVTYGSYVPKQSKILKSSLIVSFSTLIMAILMGFAIFPALFAMGFSPEGGAGLLFIVLPEVFAKMSGGTIFAVAFFVATFFAAITSAVSIIEPIVSYLMHKFNLSRKKATISLTLITLVLNTPIALAHGRFSGWTINGKNLFNTLDFLTDSILLPLNTLIVVILAGWFWKKRGFLTELSNQHSLKLPYPTVLLWIVRILIPLTILIIVGVTFYPIIVSAK, from the coding sequence ATGTCTTCGCAAAAAGAACAATGGAGTTCCAATTTTGGCTTCTTAATGGCAACCATCGCGAGTGCGGTAGGCTTGGGTAGTATCTGGAAATTCCCCTATTTGGTGGGGAGCAATGGCGGTAGCGCCTTTATTATTATATATACAATATTGATTATTCTGATTGGTATTCTGGGACTAAGCGTAGAAAATAGTGTGGGTCGCTTTGGTGGCACCAACGTGGTGGATAGTTATGCAAAAATTCACCCCAAAGCCAAGTGGCTAGGAACCATCGCCCTCCTTGGGGCCTTTCTTGTCTTTCTTATTTACAGTGTCTTAGGTGGGTGGGTCTTGCATTATCTCTTTAAGCTTGGCACCTTTCAGCTACAAAATGTGGCAACCAGCACCTACTTTTCTAGCTTCATGCAAAGCGATGAGGCGTTGATCTGGCAGATTTTATTCACCCTAGCCACCATGTGGATTGTGGGGCAAGGGGTAGCCAAAGGTATCGAAAAGTATAGCACGGTGATGAATATCTTGCTCTTTGCCCTCATTATCTTGGTGGCGATAAGAGGTCTCTCTCTGCCCAACGCCAAAGCCGGTATCGACTTTCTCCTCAAGCCCGATCCAAGCGCCTTCAGCAACCCTAAAATCTGGCTCACCGCTACCGGTCAAGCGCTCTTTAGCCTCTCTTTAGGCATGGGCATCATGGTAACTTATGGTAGCTACGTACCCAAGCAATCGAAGATCCTAAAGTCTAGTTTAATCGTCAGCTTTTCCACCTTGATTATGGCAATCTTGATGGGCTTTGCTATCTTTCCCGCGCTCTTTGCCATGGGCTTTAGCCCCGAAGGAGGCGCAGGTCTCCTCTTTATCGTCTTGCCCGAGGTCTTTGCCAAAATGAGCGGGGGTACCATTTTTGCCGTGGCCTTCTTTGTCGCAACCTTCTTTGCTGCCATCACCAGTGCCGTCTCCATCATCGAGCCAATTGTCTCTTACCTGATGCACAAATTCAACCTATCGCGAAAAAAGGCAACCATCTCCCTTACCCTCATCACCTTAGTGCTAAACACACCTATTGCACTAGCACATGGACGCTTTAGTGGCTGGACGATTAACGGAAAGAATCTTTTTAACACCCTAGACTTTCTCACCGACTCTATTTTATTGCCACTCAATACGCTTATTGTCGTGATTCTTGCCGGCTGGTTCTGGAAAAAGCGTGGCTTCCTCACCGAGTTGAGTAACCAACATAGCTTGAAGTTGCCCTATCCAACCGTGCTCTTATGGATTGTGCGAATCCTCATTCCCCTCACCATCCTCATTATCGTCGGGGTAACGTTTTATCCCATAATAGTTAGCGCTAAGTAG
- a CDS encoding sodium-dependent transporter, protein MAEQRAQWSSHFGFLMAIIASAVGLGSIWRFPYLVGSNGGGAFILVYTLIMLFVGIIGVSVEIAIGRHSQSDTITSYVRLAPKSKPLAYIAIGTSFLLMTMYSVLGGWVLHYLYLSISGEITQLDAHHFRHFTQSYQPIFWQFIFIVASASILIGGVNKGIERYSIWLNILLILILFIIIGRSLTLPGAMEGVRFLFYPDFHKLTDANVWLSATGQAFFSMSLGGGVMITYGGYLDKKSNILRSSSIAGLTTIVMALLMGLAIFPALFAMGESPTEGPGLLFNLLPRVFAQMPAGGLFATLFFLATFFAALTSGASLIEPLNASFIQTQKIKRSTGVWLIALSTFVISLILALSQHANSKLLINDITLFDALNFIIDKLFFPFNALVALILAGWFWKKRGIIHELSNQGSLKLPFPKLLWWGIRYILPILISWIVLKPFIDYLIKK, encoded by the coding sequence ATGGCAGAACAACGAGCCCAATGGAGCTCTCATTTTGGATTCCTCATGGCAATCATTGCCAGCGCGGTGGGCTTGGGAAGCATTTGGCGTTTCCCCTACTTGGTGGGTAGCAACGGTGGCGGAGCTTTTATTTTAGTCTACACGCTGATTATGCTCTTTGTTGGCATCATCGGTGTATCGGTAGAGATCGCCATTGGGCGTCATAGTCAAAGCGATACGATTACTAGTTACGTTCGGCTAGCGCCCAAAAGCAAGCCCCTCGCCTATATCGCTATCGGCACGAGTTTTCTCCTCATGACGATGTATAGCGTGCTAGGCGGTTGGGTGCTACACTATCTCTATCTCTCGATTAGCGGAGAGATTACCCAGCTTGATGCGCACCACTTTCGGCACTTTACCCAGAGTTATCAGCCCATCTTTTGGCAATTCATCTTCATTGTTGCCAGCGCAAGCATCTTGATTGGTGGGGTTAATAAAGGCATCGAGCGCTATAGCATTTGGCTCAATATTCTCCTTATTTTGATTCTCTTTATCATTATCGGACGCTCCCTTACCCTCCCTGGGGCAATGGAAGGGGTGCGCTTTCTCTTCTACCCCGACTTCCATAAACTTACCGACGCAAACGTCTGGTTGAGCGCGACTGGACAAGCCTTCTTCAGCATGTCCCTAGGTGGGGGAGTGATGATCACTTACGGTGGCTATTTGGATAAAAAGAGCAACATTTTGCGCTCCTCAAGCATTGCCGGATTAACCACTATCGTGATGGCGCTCTTGATGGGCTTGGCGATCTTCCCTGCGCTCTTTGCCATGGGCGAGAGCCCCACCGAAGGGCCAGGACTCCTCTTTAATCTTTTACCCCGCGTCTTTGCCCAAATGCCTGCCGGCGGACTCTTTGCTACACTCTTCTTCTTAGCAACCTTCTTTGCCGCCCTCACCAGCGGAGCTAGTCTGATTGAACCGCTCAACGCAAGCTTTATCCAAACCCAAAAGATCAAACGATCTACGGGCGTCTGGCTCATCGCGCTCAGCACCTTTGTCATCAGTCTTATCCTCGCCCTCTCCCAACACGCCAACTCAAAACTCCTCATTAACGATATCACCCTCTTTGACGCGCTAAACTTCATCATCGACAAACTCTTCTTCCCCTTCAATGCGCTCGTCGCCCTCATTCTTGCCGGCTGGTTCTGGAAAAAACGAGGCATTATCCACGAACTCTCCAACCAAGGTAGCCTCAAGCTCCCCTTTCCCAAACTTCTATGGTGGGGCATTCGCTATATCTTACCCATACTCATTTCGTGGATTGTCTTAAAACCCTTTATCGATTATCTAATAAAAAAATAG
- a CDS encoding DUF7149 domain-containing protein: MSNQLFSVESLRDFLGQTWLDSAIESVDRDAFLKRFKAYHREIVRIKAEKLSESSVEHAIQELMAQPIKELGGKLDLNKGDNYDLIVKNSSDALVTLLECKKVKTSEMVSLADLNKKALQQLIYYYLNEIIKDKKTTPTFQRSMSIKQVMISNGFTWLVWKEEHFYALVTQSFTYNGVKTNLAKVQSDIKSSQENYPIIEDYITEVGVEHFKEKCYLLDLNPIDDIEALEDEKWNVLYHFFSAPVWLGHSAYLDANSLNAKFYHELLHVMGLKEVEMQVDEKAKKESDGAKMKIIVPNPDAVNSIYYNILRKKFRVKPTEEIHELAFQVLIVWINRILFLKLFEAHLVNVRSNPSGSNRVNYAFMAYHPETIGSWSDLDYLFFQVLAQEPEHREERIKSAFTHIPYLNSSLFMKRVDLIYREDEEDAYGIILDEISTLDNEPLALYKGDHGSVLAYEGVKEMPLLEYLLKFLSAYSFTTDGKSKVQGIESRLINASVLGNVFEKLNGYKDGSFYTPSFITTYICKESMQEALVGRVNAEMQENFADYSALKKAFKKMDEEEEKQLHGIIRSLTVLDPAVGSGHFLVSALNELISIRYDFMMFDHIHPKDGLTLSVLNDEIMILNSATKKPLHYTVYDSHTQSFQEELFHAKVEIIEHNLFGVDINPNSVEICRLRLWIELLKNSYYIMDATKELASLDRLKSTREYVPMATLPNIDINIKTGNSLLYHISLEDKQDDNDLLTSNLPEVIKRYTQLHHDYIKTRSAKDRKALDKAIAKMKKEEFPILFGMTSEQKPADIEWRYLFPESLDKKSGAFVGFDVVVGNPPYGVSLTPTERKFFGRFYGINNTDTAVLFMLLMKRLIKDNGKGGFIVPKALTYASNWARIREIILPNLTKLYDCGKVWKVVKLEMVVYLYDNKNTPTSYHTGSLSEEETVFLPTPIDKKNVESFGFFLNNIEANTIELGTKIKSSHKVLNDFVTNKRGAPLQKHTTQHEDRFKVLGGKELERYGIKDRIKGYMSQEIVAQNESFILHPNAILVQRIVAHITKPYPQLKIMATSVDILPNLEDYVIVDTINQLKNISYLNSKYLVGLLNSTLINWYVYNFIVGKAIRTIQFDNPLTSRIPIIEPTPAQEAHVVALVDQIIAAKQALTSSRALEQELDAYIFALYGLTDDQIALVRATPKPTKE, encoded by the coding sequence ATGAGTAATCAACTGTTTAGTGTGGAGTCGTTGAGAGATTTTTTAGGGCAAACTTGGTTGGATAGCGCGATTGAGTCGGTAGATAGAGATGCTTTCTTAAAGCGATTTAAGGCCTATCATCGAGAGATTGTGAGAATCAAAGCAGAGAAGCTATCGGAAAGTTCGGTGGAGCATGCCATACAAGAGTTAATGGCGCAACCTATCAAAGAGCTTGGCGGTAAGTTAGACCTTAATAAAGGCGATAATTATGACCTCATCGTTAAGAATAGTAGTGATGCGCTGGTTACGTTGCTTGAGTGTAAGAAAGTCAAGACATCGGAGATGGTCTCTTTAGCAGATCTCAATAAGAAGGCGTTGCAACAACTTATCTATTATTACTTAAATGAAATCATTAAGGATAAGAAGACCACCCCCACGTTTCAGCGAAGTATGTCCATTAAACAGGTGATGATTAGTAATGGCTTTACGTGGCTGGTGTGGAAAGAAGAACATTTTTACGCGTTAGTTACGCAATCCTTTACGTATAATGGTGTTAAGACAAATTTGGCGAAGGTTCAGAGCGACATTAAGAGCAGCCAAGAGAATTATCCTATTATCGAGGATTACATTACGGAAGTTGGTGTAGAGCACTTTAAAGAGAAGTGCTACCTGCTGGATTTGAACCCCATCGACGATATCGAGGCGCTTGAAGATGAGAAGTGGAATGTGCTCTATCACTTTTTTTCTGCACCTGTTTGGCTGGGGCATAGCGCGTATTTGGATGCTAATAGCCTCAATGCAAAATTTTATCATGAGCTGCTGCATGTTATGGGGCTAAAAGAGGTCGAGATGCAGGTGGATGAGAAGGCAAAGAAGGAGAGCGATGGCGCGAAGATGAAGATTATCGTGCCAAACCCTGATGCGGTGAACTCGATATATTACAATATCTTGAGGAAGAAATTTAGAGTCAAGCCAACCGAAGAGATCCATGAGCTGGCCTTTCAAGTTTTAATCGTCTGGATTAACCGCATTCTCTTTTTGAAGCTCTTTGAGGCGCACTTGGTCAATGTGCGATCGAATCCTAGTGGGAGCAATCGGGTGAACTACGCCTTTATGGCGTATCATCCGGAGACGATTGGTAGTTGGAGCGATTTGGATTATCTCTTTTTTCAGGTGTTGGCGCAAGAACCAGAGCATCGCGAAGAGCGGATCAAGAGTGCGTTTACGCATATCCCGTATCTCAATAGCTCGCTCTTTATGAAACGGGTGGATCTGATTTATCGAGAGGACGAAGAGGATGCTTATGGCATTATTTTGGACGAGATCTCCACGCTAGACAATGAACCTTTAGCGTTGTATAAAGGGGATCATGGATCGGTGTTGGCGTACGAGGGCGTTAAGGAGATGCCGTTGCTGGAGTACCTCTTAAAGTTCTTGAGCGCCTACAGCTTTACGACCGATGGCAAAAGTAAGGTGCAAGGTATCGAGAGTAGGCTGATTAATGCCAGCGTGTTAGGCAATGTCTTTGAGAAGCTTAACGGGTATAAGGACGGATCGTTTTATACGCCAAGCTTTATCACCACGTATATTTGTAAAGAGAGCATGCAAGAAGCCTTGGTGGGTCGGGTGAATGCCGAAATGCAAGAGAACTTTGCGGATTATAGCGCGTTAAAAAAAGCCTTTAAGAAGATGGATGAGGAGGAGGAGAAGCAACTCCACGGCATTATTCGTAGCTTGACGGTGCTAGATCCTGCGGTGGGATCGGGACACTTTTTGGTCTCGGCGCTGAATGAGCTGATTAGTATCCGCTATGACTTTATGATGTTTGATCATATCCACCCCAAAGATGGCTTAACGCTATCGGTGCTTAACGACGAAATTATGATCCTCAATAGCGCAACGAAAAAACCCCTGCACTATACGGTGTACGATAGCCATACACAAAGCTTTCAAGAAGAGCTCTTCCATGCCAAAGTAGAGATCATTGAGCATAACCTCTTTGGGGTGGACATTAACCCCAATAGTGTGGAGATATGTCGGCTGCGGTTGTGGATTGAGCTGTTGAAGAATAGCTATTATATCATGGATGCAACGAAGGAGTTGGCGAGCCTGGATAGGCTGAAAAGCACGCGGGAGTACGTGCCGATGGCGACGCTACCTAATATCGACATTAATATTAAAACGGGCAATAGCTTGTTATATCATATTAGTTTAGAGGATAAGCAAGATGATAATGACTTACTAACAAGCAACTTACCCGAGGTGATTAAGCGTTATACCCAACTGCATCATGACTATATCAAAACCCGTAGTGCGAAAGACCGTAAAGCGCTAGATAAGGCGATTGCCAAGATGAAAAAGGAAGAATTTCCTATCCTCTTTGGCATGACCAGTGAGCAAAAACCCGCCGATATTGAGTGGCGCTACCTCTTTCCGGAGAGCTTGGACAAGAAGAGCGGAGCGTTTGTTGGGTTTGATGTGGTGGTAGGCAACCCACCGTATGGAGTGAGTTTAACGCCAACGGAGAGAAAATTTTTTGGTCGGTTTTATGGTATCAATAATACTGATACTGCGGTACTCTTTATGCTCTTAATGAAGAGATTAATCAAGGATAATGGCAAAGGGGGATTTATTGTTCCTAAGGCGTTAACTTATGCTTCGAATTGGGCGAGAATACGAGAAATTATCCTACCCAATTTAACAAAACTATATGATTGTGGCAAGGTATGGAAGGTGGTGAAGCTAGAAATGGTTGTCTATCTATATGATAACAAAAATACACCAACTTCTTATCATACAGGCTCTTTATCAGAAGAGGAAACGGTCTTTTTACCCACTCCTATAGATAAAAAAAATGTTGAGTCCTTTGGCTTTTTCTTAAATAATATCGAGGCAAATACAATAGAGTTGGGTACTAAGATAAAATCTAGTCATAAAGTGCTGAATGACTTTGTGACTAACAAGAGGGGTGCGCCGTTACAAAAGCATACAACGCAACACGAAGATAGATTTAAGGTATTAGGCGGTAAAGAGCTAGAGCGTTATGGCATTAAAGATCGTATTAAGGGGTACATGAGTCAAGAAATTGTTGCTCAAAATGAGTCATTTATCTTGCACCCAAATGCAATCCTCGTGCAACGCATTGTTGCTCACATCACCAAGCCATACCCACAGTTAAAAATTATGGCAACAAGTGTAGATATTTTGCCTAATCTCGAAGATTACGTAATCGTAGATACGATAAATCAATTGAAAAACATAAGTTATTTAAATTCTAAATATCTAGTAGGATTACTCAACTCAACTCTTATTAATTGGTATGTTTATAATTTTATTGTAGGTAAAGCGATTCGTACCATTCAGTTTGATAATCCACTAACATCACGCATCCCCATCATCGAGCCCACGCCAGCACAAGAGGCGCACGTGGTTGCTCTGGTCGATCAGATTATCGCCGCCAAGCAGGCCCTCACCTCATCACGCGCCTTAGAGCAAGAGCTGGATGCCTACATCTTTGCCCTCTATGGCTTAACCGATGATCAGATCGCCCTTGTGCGCGCCACGCCCAAACCCACCAAGGAGTAA